One segment of Candidatus Methylomirabilis sp. DNA contains the following:
- a CDS encoding glycosyltransferase has translation MTPSTRRFHQTVMVLTLAIYLYYLVYRLVYTINWDAWWFSLLFYYAELHGFLSLTLYFFLIWHPLTRTPPPAPPNLRVDVYIPTYKEDIELVRKTVRGCLNITYPHTTYILDDGHRPECAALATELGCKYLTRTERVHAKAGNLNHALSVTRGDFIAIFDADYVPQPDFLDKTLGYLTDPHVAFVQTPQNYYNVDSFSFRFHQATHIKWNEGDMFYRLIMPGMDYWNSAFFAGTSAVFRRTAIDDVNGFAIETITEDLHTSVRLYKRGWKGIYHNEPLSSGLAATDLKDYHIQKLRWAEGNISLLFVDNPLFAKALTLPQRLCFFATVFSWFIGLPKLIYFITPAIMLLTNWYPVVPFNWPFIWRYTIFLTAVIATVKIVSRGYSRIRDEEVHNMMNFFVLMKAMVKALLRLKGRFIVTVKGAGETARFSTLIPQFTIIILGITAIEWGGLKWAYGTSHNWLGLGIGIFWSAVNAYLAWTVITKVTAPLHRRKESRFLGNLPVQYEHDDYGCAVSGLGTVTDLTADGMGLTTFTALPLREPIRLRLHLGSRLFTCVGLVLYVHKTTSPTGIFRYGVQFTNLSRIDKDTITEFCFNHMLPIFLRQFDPTPSSLTRWLLSYTHGWFTPPSDHQPTSQLPLRIHTTPPHYVITEHITADTLTFLTYAPLSPQTQTMVTLFTPQGQFTTTITIHHCKDIVVGRWYRITASFMTQPEHASDALTTFLEAHSSCSPA, from the coding sequence ATGACGCCATCGACACGACGATTTCACCAAACCGTGATGGTCCTCACCCTCGCAATCTATCTCTATTACCTCGTCTATCGTCTGGTCTATACCATCAACTGGGACGCCTGGTGGTTCTCGCTCCTCTTCTACTATGCCGAACTCCACGGATTTCTGTCGCTCACCCTCTACTTCTTTCTTATCTGGCATCCACTGACCCGCACACCGCCTCCAGCTCCACCCAACTTACGCGTCGATGTCTACATCCCCACCTACAAAGAAGATATCGAACTTGTCCGAAAAACCGTCCGGGGCTGTCTCAATATCACCTATCCCCATACCACTTACATCCTTGACGATGGCCATCGGCCCGAATGTGCCGCGCTCGCCACTGAACTAGGGTGCAAATACCTGACACGAACCGAACGCGTCCACGCCAAGGCCGGCAACCTCAATCACGCCCTCTCGGTTACCAGGGGGGATTTTATTGCCATCTTCGATGCGGACTACGTGCCCCAACCAGACTTTCTCGACAAGACACTGGGCTATCTGACGGATCCCCATGTTGCGTTCGTCCAGACCCCACAGAATTACTATAACGTTGATTCCTTTTCGTTCCGATTTCACCAAGCCACACATATCAAATGGAACGAAGGCGATATGTTTTATCGCCTTATTATGCCCGGGATGGACTACTGGAATTCCGCCTTTTTCGCCGGCACATCGGCCGTCTTTCGGCGCACCGCTATTGACGACGTCAACGGATTTGCCATCGAAACTATTACCGAGGACCTCCATACCAGCGTCCGCCTCTACAAACGTGGATGGAAAGGAATCTACCATAACGAACCACTCTCAAGTGGTTTAGCGGCAACCGATCTCAAGGACTACCACATCCAAAAACTCCGATGGGCTGAAGGCAATATTAGTCTCCTCTTTGTCGATAACCCACTCTTTGCAAAAGCACTCACGCTGCCCCAACGACTCTGCTTCTTCGCCACGGTGTTCAGTTGGTTCATCGGGCTCCCAAAACTCATCTACTTCATTACCCCAGCCATCATGCTCCTCACGAACTGGTATCCGGTGGTGCCCTTCAATTGGCCGTTCATCTGGCGCTATACCATCTTTCTGACTGCGGTCATTGCCACCGTGAAGATTGTCAGCCGTGGCTACAGCCGAATTCGCGATGAAGAGGTCCACAACATGATGAACTTCTTTGTCTTAATGAAAGCCATGGTCAAAGCCCTCCTCCGCTTAAAAGGTCGATTCATCGTGACGGTAAAGGGAGCCGGTGAAACCGCACGCTTCTCTACCCTCATCCCCCAATTCACGATTATCATCTTAGGTATAACAGCCATCGAATGGGGGGGGCTTAAATGGGCCTACGGTACCTCGCACAACTGGCTGGGACTCGGGATCGGCATCTTCTGGAGCGCAGTCAATGCCTATCTTGCCTGGACCGTCATTACAAAAGTCACCGCTCCGCTCCACCGCCGAAAAGAATCGCGATTTCTAGGAAATCTCCCCGTCCAGTACGAACATGACGACTATGGATGTGCGGTCAGTGGGTTGGGTACCGTCACAGATCTGACTGCCGACGGCATGGGGTTAACAACCTTCACCGCCCTCCCGCTTCGCGAACCTATTCGCCTACGACTGCATTTAGGATCACGCTTGTTCACCTGTGTCGGGCTCGTCCTCTACGTCCACAAAACCACATCTCCCACGGGAATCTTCCGATACGGTGTCCAATTTACCAACCTCAGTCGAATCGACAAGGACACCATTACTGAGTTCTGTTTCAATCACATGCTGCCCATCTTCCTCCGTCAATTTGATCCGACACCATCCTCGCTGACGCGATGGCTTCTCTCATACACGCACGGCTGGTTCACCCCCCCATCCGACCACCAGCCTACTTCTCAACTCCCACTCCGCATTCATACCACTCCCCCACACTACGTTATTACGGAACACATCACGGCTGACACGCTGACGTTTCTCACCTACGCCCCTCTGTCACCACAGACACAAACCATGGTCACCCTGTTCACCCCACAGGGACAATTCACCACGACCATCACCATCCACCACTGTAAAGATATCGTCGTTGGACGATGGTACCGAATCACCGCATCATTCATGACCCAACCGGAACACGCATCCGATGCTCTGACCACCTTTCTTGAGGCGCACTCCTCATGTTCCCCCGCATAA
- a CDS encoding DUF1330 domain-containing protein, with translation MRSITSHSVKFFSVMMSLLALTLAGTSVANAQTKQLVYMIAEVEVTDAATYQKYLDANTPLVKAAGGRFLTRGETLVALDGPAPKRFAIIEFDSMEKVQAYRNSPEYKKIVPMRDKGSKYRSFIAGSQVSGTVGK, from the coding sequence TTGAGATCGATAACGAGTCATTCGGTCAAATTCTTTTCAGTAATGATGTCGCTCTTAGCATTGACGTTGGCAGGCACTTCCGTGGCCAACGCTCAGACCAAGCAGTTAGTCTATATGATTGCTGAGGTTGAGGTGACCGATGCTGCGACCTACCAAAAATATCTCGATGCGAATACGCCTCTTGTTAAGGCCGCGGGTGGCCGATTTCTGACTCGCGGCGAAACTTTAGTGGCCCTCGATGGACCCGCACCTAAGCGTTTCGCTATCATTGAATTCGATAGTATGGAGAAAGTGCAGGCCTATCGTAATTCGCCAGAATATAAGAAGATCGTTCCGATGCGTGACAAAGGGTCCAAATATCGTTCATTCATCGCCGGGAGCCAAGTGAGCGGTACTGTGGGCAAATAG
- the thiO gene encoding glycine oxidase ThiO — protein sequence MAKGADVIIIGGGIIGVATAYALTRAHVKRVVLVERGGLGREASRASAGMLVPQGEAEGPGPFFDLCLAARNRYRTLADEIRDGTGEDIEYCQWGLLYLSDPTEHEAAKGRAAWQRAAGLRVEELSGREVRALEPILNPEIGGALFFPDEAHVRPCTVVSGLAAGARAGGAEILENVQALDFVLDEDRLRGVNVGGKTILADTIVACAGAWTGRLLDRIGHRLLMEPVRGQIVRTRFERPPLTHLVWGPVGYLVPRLNGELLIGTTVEQAGFASTPTLAGVAGLCEAARTMVPDLMSAPFDRTWAGLRPRLPDGLPAIGRFANIPNLIVAAGHYRSGILLGPLTGELITDLILGKEPQFSLQAFSPDRFGSSG from the coding sequence ATGGCTAAAGGTGCGGATGTCATTATCATCGGTGGCGGGATTATCGGCGTCGCGACCGCCTACGCGCTGACGCGAGCGCACGTCAAGCGTGTGGTGCTGGTCGAACGCGGAGGGCTCGGGCGAGAGGCTTCGCGGGCTTCCGCGGGCATGTTGGTGCCTCAGGGGGAGGCGGAAGGGCCTGGACCCTTCTTTGACCTCTGTCTTGCCGCAAGGAATCGTTATCGGACGCTGGCCGACGAAATTCGGGACGGGACGGGAGAAGATATTGAGTATTGTCAGTGGGGACTGCTGTACCTCAGCGATCCGACTGAGCATGAAGCGGCCAAAGGACGTGCGGCCTGGCAGCGGGCAGCCGGACTGCGCGTCGAGGAGCTTTCCGGACGTGAGGTACGCGCCTTAGAGCCCATCCTGAATCCTGAGATCGGAGGCGCGCTCTTCTTTCCGGATGAGGCCCATGTCCGACCCTGCACAGTCGTATCCGGGCTGGCGGCGGGGGCACGAGCCGGCGGCGCCGAAATCCTGGAGAACGTCCAAGCGCTCGACTTTGTTCTGGATGAGGACAGACTGCGCGGGGTCAACGTCGGTGGCAAAACGATCCTAGCTGATACGATCGTGGCCTGCGCCGGTGCCTGGACCGGCCGTCTCTTGGACCGTATCGGCCACAGACTTCTCATGGAGCCGGTGCGAGGTCAGATCGTTCGAACCCGGTTCGAACGCCCTCCACTCACCCACCTCGTCTGGGGCCCAGTGGGATATCTTGTTCCGCGTCTGAACGGGGAGCTCCTGATAGGAACCACCGTCGAACAAGCGGGATTCGCTTCGACCCCCACCCTTGCAGGTGTGGCAGGGCTGTGCGAGGCTGCCAGGACAATGGTGCCGGACCTGATGAGCGCACCCTTCGACAGGACATGGGCGGGACTGCGTCCGCGTCTGCCGGATGGCCTGCCTGCTATCGGCCGCTTTGCGAATATTCCGAATCTGATCGTCGCCGCGGGACACTACCGCAGCGGCATCCTTCTCGGTCCCCTGACGGGTGAGTTAATTACCGACCTGATTCTTGGCAAGGAGCCGCAATTCTCCCTCCAAGCCTTCTCGCCCGATCGATTTGGGTCCTCCGGATAG
- a CDS encoding cytochrome C oxidase subunit IV family protein codes for MTTERVHSNYVAIWVWLVVLLVAGVLATRLPLGKSAVIGLIFAVATVKAVLVTLNYMHLKSENWLIYALAIVPVLLVIAMTLVLFPDIVFHH; via the coding sequence ATGACTACCGAGCGGGTTCACTCGAACTATGTGGCGATCTGGGTGTGGCTGGTTGTGTTGCTGGTTGCCGGGGTTCTCGCCACCCGTTTACCCTTGGGAAAGTCGGCTGTCATCGGTCTGATCTTTGCTGTCGCAACTGTAAAGGCGGTACTGGTCACGCTGAACTACATGCACCTGAAATCTGAGAATTGGCTGATCTATGCCCTGGCGATCGTTCCGGTACTGCTCGTTATTGCTATGACCTTGGTGCTTTTTCCAGACATCGTCTTTCACCATTAA
- a CDS encoding cytochrome c oxidase subunit 3, giving the protein MTVVSEQPDPALRGKIAIWWLIASEVMIFGGAVGSYIMARAGGPGWSAEAAHLSTSLATINTFVLLTSSMTMAMAFAAYQKMDQRGVQRFLLFTVLLGLTFLGIKAYEYTSHITEGVAPWSGSFWSFYYMLTGLHALHVLAGIIVNVVLLLAAGRGLSTGYRIEIAGLYWHFVDVVWIFLFPLLYLSY; this is encoded by the coding sequence ATGACCGTTGTATCCGAACAGCCCGATCCCGCGCTTCGCGGCAAGATCGCCATCTGGTGGTTGATTGCCTCTGAGGTCATGATCTTTGGAGGCGCCGTCGGCAGTTATATCATGGCTCGGGCGGGCGGCCCGGGATGGTCGGCAGAGGCCGCCCATCTGAGCACCTCCCTGGCAACGATCAACACCTTTGTCCTGCTGACCAGCAGTATGACCATGGCAATGGCCTTTGCCGCCTACCAAAAGATGGACCAGCGTGGGGTGCAAAGATTCCTGCTATTCACCGTCCTACTCGGACTCACGTTCCTCGGAATTAAGGCATATGAATATACCTCCCACATCACGGAGGGTGTCGCACCGTGGAGCGGTTCCTTCTGGTCTTTCTACTACATGCTGACGGGACTGCACGCGCTACACGTTCTGGCTGGGATTATTGTAAACGTCGTCTTGTTACTGGCAGCCGGGAGGGGGCTGAGCACCGGGTATCGGATCGAGATTGCTGGGCTGTACTGGCACTTTGTCGACGTCGTCTGGATCTTTCTCTTTCCACTTCTCTATCTTTCGTACTGA
- a CDS encoding cbb3-type cytochrome c oxidase subunit I: MAPIPTPVAHTAHEARGFWRTYVFSTDHKTIAKQYLFLGLFMAFVGGYLAYVMRWQLAFPDESIPGFGYVGPETYNALITNHGTIMVFFVAMPILLGSFGNFLIPLMIGARDMAFPRLNMLSFWILAVSAFVILASFFVPGGAASAGWTGYAPLSARAEYTDVNWGINLWLLAHALEFASFLMGGVNFLTTAITMRAPGMTFFRLPLVIWQLLTASVIFLLSVGPLIAAAVMLLMDRLLDTSFFVPGGGGDPMLWEHLFWFFGHPEVYVLLLPGLGAVLEVLAVFSRKPIFGYRWIIYSTLTTGFLSIVVWAHHMFVSGMDPRLVMPFSISTILISVPIALIIFSMILTLWKGSIRFAPPMLWALGFIAMFISGGLTGIVLGSAPVNIQVHGTYFVVAHFHTVLLSVVIFGGFTGLYFWFPKMFGRMMNNLLGKLHFVLTLIFFNLTFFPMHAVGLAGMPRRIANPLQYEFLTAIQPWNVYITISAIGLIAAQLPFLINFAWSIVAGKKADPNPWEAATLEWTAPSPPPHGNWGETIPTVYRGPYEYSPPGVREDYLSQDCALAVRTAEEKS; this comes from the coding sequence GTGGCTCCCATTCCGACGCCGGTTGCCCATACCGCGCATGAGGCGCGTGGCTTCTGGCGTACCTATGTTTTTTCGACCGACCACAAAACGATCGCCAAGCAATATCTCTTCCTTGGCCTCTTTATGGCATTTGTGGGAGGCTACCTGGCCTACGTCATGCGCTGGCAGCTTGCCTTTCCGGATGAGTCGATCCCTGGATTCGGCTATGTGGGACCGGAGACCTACAACGCACTTATCACCAACCACGGCACGATCATGGTATTCTTTGTGGCCATGCCGATCTTGCTGGGATCGTTCGGAAACTTCCTGATCCCACTGATGATCGGGGCCAGAGATATGGCCTTCCCACGACTCAACATGCTCTCCTTTTGGATCCTTGCGGTCTCCGCCTTCGTGATCTTGGCATCATTCTTTGTTCCCGGTGGGGCGGCCTCTGCCGGTTGGACCGGCTATGCGCCGCTCAGCGCGAGGGCGGAGTATACCGACGTGAACTGGGGGATCAATCTCTGGCTGCTGGCGCACGCGCTTGAGTTTGCCTCCTTCCTGATGGGTGGCGTCAATTTTCTCACCACCGCCATCACCATGCGGGCACCGGGAATGACCTTTTTCCGTCTTCCACTCGTGATCTGGCAACTACTCACTGCTTCGGTTATTTTCCTGCTCTCTGTCGGACCGCTGATCGCGGCAGCCGTGATGCTGTTGATGGATCGGCTCCTGGACACCAGCTTCTTTGTACCTGGAGGAGGTGGCGACCCCATGCTCTGGGAGCATCTCTTCTGGTTCTTTGGCCATCCCGAGGTGTACGTCCTCCTGTTGCCGGGGCTTGGGGCAGTGCTGGAGGTCCTGGCTGTCTTCTCGAGGAAACCGATCTTCGGCTACCGATGGATCATCTACTCGACCCTCACTACAGGGTTCCTCAGTATTGTCGTCTGGGCGCATCACATGTTCGTCAGCGGCATGGATCCCCGCCTCGTCATGCCGTTCAGCATCAGCACCATCCTGATCTCCGTCCCGATTGCGCTCATCATCTTCTCGATGATACTGACCCTGTGGAAAGGCTCGATCCGCTTTGCGCCGCCGATGCTCTGGGCCTTGGGGTTTATCGCGATGTTTATCAGCGGAGGTCTCACCGGCATTGTTCTTGGTTCAGCGCCGGTCAACATCCAGGTCCACGGTACCTACTTCGTCGTCGCCCACTTTCATACGGTCCTGTTAAGCGTCGTCATATTCGGCGGTTTTACCGGACTCTACTTCTGGTTTCCAAAGATGTTCGGTCGGATGATGAACAATCTTCTGGGAAAACTGCACTTTGTACTCACCCTCATCTTCTTCAATCTGACTTTTTTTCCGATGCATGCCGTCGGCCTTGCCGGGATGCCGCGCCGCATCGCCAACCCGCTCCAATACGAGTTTCTGACAGCGATTCAACCGTGGAACGTCTACATTACGATCAGCGCGATCGGGCTCATCGCCGCCCAGCTTCCGTTCCTGATCAACTTTGCCTGGAGCATCGTGGCCGGGAAGAAGGCGGACCCTAACCCGTGGGAGGCGGCGACGCTTGAGTGGACAGCCCCCTCGCCTCCGCCCCATGGCAACTGGGGGGAAACGATCCCGACCGTCTACCGCGGCCCGTATGAGTACAGCCCTCCGGGGGTTCGCGAAGATTATCTGTCGCAGGATTGCGCCCTTGCTGTAAGAACTGCCGAGGAGAAGTCGTGA
- a CDS encoding cytochrome c oxidase subunit II yields MFLDWLPENISTYGGEIDSLFWMIFYITLAWFIVTVGALLSFALLFRRRGEKRAAYITGDRLSHAAWLLIPTALVLAIDLWIDFRGGDAWAKIKLQVPPSELQVQVTGKQFNWEILYPGPDGQFGTADDLQLDNELHVPLNKVVGITLRSKDVIHSLFLPNLRLQQNVVPGREFHAWFQATKTGVFAIPCTELCGFGHSGMIGHLTVHTAEEYDQWVKEQWPSTSERTILR; encoded by the coding sequence ATGTTTCTTGACTGGCTTCCTGAAAATATCTCAACATACGGGGGTGAGATCGACTCGCTCTTCTGGATGATCTTTTACATCACGCTGGCCTGGTTCATCGTAACCGTTGGAGCGCTCCTTAGCTTCGCGCTGCTCTTCCGCCGCCGCGGCGAGAAACGCGCCGCCTACATCACCGGCGATAGACTCTCGCATGCCGCATGGTTACTTATCCCAACCGCACTCGTCCTCGCGATTGACCTGTGGATCGATTTTCGTGGAGGCGACGCGTGGGCAAAGATCAAGCTTCAGGTGCCGCCGAGCGAGCTTCAGGTGCAGGTGACCGGAAAACAGTTCAACTGGGAGATCCTCTACCCAGGACCGGACGGTCAGTTTGGGACGGCGGATGATCTTCAACTCGACAATGAGCTCCACGTCCCGCTCAACAAGGTTGTCGGTATCACGCTCAGGTCAAAGGATGTCATCCACAGCCTGTTCTTGCCAAATTTGCGCCTGCAGCAGAACGTCGTACCCGGACGTGAGTTTCATGCCTGGTTCCAGGCTACCAAGACCGGCGTATTCGCTATTCCCTGTACGGAACTCTGTGGATTCGGCCACTCCGGAATGATCGGACATTTGACCGTCCATACTGCTGAGGAGTACGATCAGTGGGTGAAGGAACAGTGGCCTTCCACTTCGGAAAGGACAATCCTACGCTGA
- a CDS encoding restriction endonuclease yields the protein MFILVTMAILLGLGLILLLNRSSPPVAVEKAYYQPRGVEQQRLERLAPEQFERLCFRLLEQMGLSITSCHRNKQGEIDITALNPQPITGGSYIVRCVLIPPEVPITSAQIIALSDTVLAERALKGIFITTGFFSEEVPKLTEGAALELINGQRLRQILGEYRIASP from the coding sequence ATGTTTATTCTCGTTACAATGGCGATCCTGCTCGGCTTGGGCCTTATTCTTTTGCTCAATCGTTCTTCGCCACCGGTAGCCGTCGAAAAGGCCTACTACCAACCCAGGGGCGTCGAACAGCAGCGACTGGAACGGCTCGCCCCCGAACAGTTCGAACGCCTCTGTTTCCGCCTCCTGGAGCAGATGGGACTGTCCATCACGAGTTGCCATCGCAACAAACAAGGGGAGATCGACATCACCGCCCTCAATCCCCAACCAATCACCGGCGGCAGCTATATCGTACGTTGCGTCCTGATCCCGCCTGAGGTGCCGATCACCTCCGCTCAGATTATTGCCCTGAGCGACACGGTACTTGCCGAAAGGGCATTGAAGGGCATCTTCATCACAACCGGCTTCTTCTCTGAAGAGGTTCCGAAACTCACCGAGGGGGCAGCCCTCGAGCTCATCAACGGCCAGCGCCTTCGACAGATCCTGGGGGAATATAGGATCGCTTCGCCCTAA
- a CDS encoding tetratricopeptide repeat protein has translation MQWSIRILVLSLFLVEHAWGAQPVPARPGEADQAYRLGVRLQQEGRLAEAIEAFRSTLRLNPMRTVAYVRLKEVYGRGRTSDQVVAELKQQTDQDDTDFVSWNLLGILYAKQRRWADAMAALQRAVQIQPADVDAWTSLGWLSSELGQIEKGREAFRRALVLDPAYGRAHAGLAGLYAETGGSYDKAIEEYRLALSVEPDNPAYLYDMGWVYYRKGMTDEALKILTEASILSPDDATGRAKIGWARLRRKEYRAAMEEFERALRIQPTYAFARFGLARALQAEGNDEAAALEYKRAWREADNDIYLLYLIKLSLQRNLWVVFLVVASAMGLTLLWLMRRRGPPEASRPEPGK, from the coding sequence ATGCAGTGGTCGATTCGTATCCTTGTGCTCAGCTTGTTTCTGGTCGAGCACGCCTGGGGGGCTCAGCCGGTGCCGGCTCGGCCCGGTGAGGCCGACCAAGCGTACCGACTTGGCGTACGTTTGCAGCAGGAGGGACGATTGGCGGAGGCGATTGAGGCATTCCGATCCACCCTTCGGCTTAACCCTATGCGTACCGTCGCCTATGTGAGGCTCAAGGAAGTATATGGTCGTGGTCGGACGAGCGATCAGGTGGTTGCAGAGCTCAAACAGCAGACTGATCAGGACGACACCGACTTTGTATCGTGGAATCTGCTTGGTATCCTCTATGCCAAGCAAAGGCGCTGGGCTGACGCCATGGCCGCATTGCAGCGAGCAGTGCAGATTCAGCCTGCAGATGTCGATGCATGGACGAGTCTCGGGTGGCTCTCGTCGGAATTAGGGCAGATCGAAAAGGGCCGCGAAGCCTTCCGTCGAGCCCTTGTTCTCGATCCTGCCTATGGGCGCGCTCATGCCGGCCTGGCTGGGCTGTATGCGGAGACGGGTGGTAGCTATGATAAGGCGATAGAGGAGTATCGGCTCGCGTTATCGGTTGAGCCGGATAATCCGGCCTACCTGTATGATATGGGGTGGGTCTACTACCGGAAGGGGATGACCGATGAAGCGCTGAAGATCTTGACGGAGGCGTCAATCCTCAGTCCGGACGATGCGACAGGGCGGGCGAAGATCGGGTGGGCGCGGCTTCGTCGCAAGGAGTACAGGGCTGCTATGGAGGAGTTTGAGCGGGCGTTGCGCATACAGCCGACCTATGCCTTTGCTCGGTTCGGGCTGGCGCGAGCGCTTCAGGCAGAGGGAAACGACGAAGCGGCTGCTTTGGAGTACAAGCGGGCATGGCGGGAAGCCGATAACGATATCTATCTGTTGTACCTTATTAAGCTCTCCTTGCAACGAAACCTTTGGGTAGTTTTCCTGGTAGTGGCATCGGCGATGGGTCTGACGCTGCTATGGCTCATGCGGCGCAGAGGTCCCCCTGAGGCTTCTAGGCCTGAGCCTGGAAAGTGA